The nucleotide sequence GAATTCCGGGAGGTCGAGTTGCTGTTCGGCAGCCACAATCGCTATCAGGCCGCTTTCGACCTGTCCGGCCCGGCCAATGAAGACAAAACATTCCTCTATCGCATTACCGGCCTTGGCCGCATTAGCGATACCGAACTACCCGGCTATCCGGACGACAAATATTACATTGCCCCGTCATTCACCATAAAGCCGGATGAAGACACGCGCTTTACATTCCTCAGCGAGTTTTCCCGCTCGGTGACCGGGGGCACGGCTGCGTTCTACAATCCGTCCTATGGCGAGGTTTCCAACCTCTACGAAGGCGATCCGAACTATAATGATTTCGTGCAGAAACAGGGCCGCGTTGGCTACGAATTCGAGCATCGTTTCAACGATCTGCTGACCGTTCGCCAGAATGTCCGCTACAGCGATGTCGATGCCGACCTTGAATATAGCGGCCATTATCCGCAGGAAGGCACCGCCGATCTCGCCCGCTACTGGGGCCACTACAAGGAGCGCATGAAGAACTTCGTTGTCGACACGATGGCGCAGTTCGATTTTGAAACCGGAGCGCTGACCCACAAGGCAATCGCTGGCATCGACTATGCCTGGTCGGACTACAAGGCCTATAGCGGCCTGTCCTACGTGTCGATTGAAGACATTCGCGCAATGGACGTTCCGTTCAACGGCGCCCAGAAGATGAATCAGGTCGGCATCTACGCGCATGACCAGATCGAGTGGGATAACCTCACCGTGTTCGGCAGTGGCCGTTATGACTGGGTGAAGTCCACGACCACGGATGTCGACTATACCGATACCAGGCAGAACGACAGCGCGTTCTCGGGACGCGTCGGCGTGGCTTACAAGACCGAATGGGGGGCTCATCCCCTACGTCAACTATTCGACCTCCTTCTCTCCCAATATCGGCTTCGTTTACGATGACGTCGCGAGCGATGACAGGCACGTCGCCAAATCCGACCATCGGTCGCCAGAAGGAAATCGGCGTCAAATACGAAATTCCCGGTTATAACGCCGTCATCAGCGCTTCATTGTTCGACATCGACCAGAAGGACGGCATCGTGCTCGATGCGTCTTCGGGCATGAACAAGCAGCGCCAGCTCGATCTGAATTCGCGCGGTTTCGAGCTTGAAGCCAATGCCACGCTCGATAACGGCATCGGCATCATCGCTTCCTACACCCACTTGCGGGTCAAGATCGACAAGGGCGCGGAAGGCACCGTCGGCAACGAACTCTCCGGCACGCCGAACGATGTCCTGTCGCTCTGGGGCAACTACAAGATCGAGAACGGCGTGCTTGCCGGTCTCGGCCTCGGTTCCGGCATTCGTTACGTCAGCTCCAGCTATGGAGACGATCTGAACAGCTTCAAGAACGAATCCCGCATCATGGTCGATGCCGCCGTTTCCTATGATTTCGGTTATCAGGATCCGAAGCTTGAAGGCGTTCTGTTGCAGGTCAACGCCAAGAACATCTTCGACAATCGCGACCCGGTCTGCACGGCAGGCTATTGCTATCAGCAGGAAGGCCGCCAGATGTTCGGCAGCCTCCGCTACCGCTTCTGATGGCCCAAATGGAGCGGATGGACAAAGCACCCTCGCCGGTCGCCGTGTTTGCGACGATCGGCGGCCTCTACATCGCCCAGAGTGTCATTGGCGGCATGACGTGGACGGGTTTGCCAGCGATCATGCGCGACAATGGCGTATCGCTCGACCAGATCGGCCTCGTTTCGCTCATCATTCTGCCCTGGGCGCTCAAGTTTCTCTGGGCGCCCGCGGTAGAGCGTTTCCGGCTGCCTCCGGCGGGCAAAACCCGCACCGCCACCATTATTCTCGGCGGCGGCTTTCTGTCCGTTCTCTGCCTCCTTGTCATCGGCTTTGTCGATCCGGGACAGGTCTATCTGCTGCTTGCGATCCTGGCCGTCGTCGCCTTTGCCACGGCCACCGTGGACATCGCCTGTGACGGCTATGCCGTGCAAAGCCTGTCGCCCGAAAACTACGGTTGGGGCAATGCAGCGCAGGTCGGCGGCGCCTATCTCGGGTCGGCCATCGGCGCCGGTGCCTTTCTGATCCTCGTGGACAAAGCGGGCTGGCAGGTCGCCATCTGGACCATGGCCGCAGTCCTCGTGCTGCTGGGCCTTCCTTTCGCGGTCTTTTCGCGCGGCCGAGACAGGGTCGAGGATCGCCCTCACACCCCTTCCCTGCTGGCCGCATGGCGGCGACCGGAGATGAGACGCGGCCTTGCGGCGGCTGCGGTCTATGTGATCGCACAAAAGGCCGGACTGGCAATGCTCGGCCCGTTTCTCATCGATGCAGGGCTTGACCTCACCACAGTCGGCATTCTGAACGGAGCAGGCAGCATGTTCATCGGCCTTGCGGCGGCGCTGGCCGGTGGCTGGCTGGTTCGCGCTTTCGGCGTTCGCGGCATTCTGGTCGCGGCCCTGCTGCTGCAGGCTTTCTGCTTCCTGTTCTTTGCTCTCCATTCCTCGGACAAGAATGCAGGCGTCGTGCTCATTGCGGTTGCAGTGGCGAGTTCCTCCGGCGTTGTGGCACTTGGTTTCGTCGCGCTTTATGCGCAGTTCATGCACTGGTCGGACCCGAGACAGGCCGGGGTGGACTTCACCCTGTTCCAGTGCATGGATGCTCTCATCAGCATGGCGGGCGGCGTCGCATCGGGCTACGTGGCGCAATATTTCGGATATGGACCGTTCTTCGCAGGCGTCGGGGCCATCGCAATTCTCGCAGTGCCACTGATATGGAAACTCTGCCGCCCGCGCCTATCGCATTAGTTGCACGGGCGGCCGATTTCGCCCCGCACCTTAACCGATTTCTGACGATTAGCCGCTATCTGATGGGTGGCAGCCAATCGGGGGAAATCATGGCTTGGAAATTGATGTTTGCGAGTGCCGTCCTTGCTGTAGCTCGGACAATGCCAAGGGTCTTCGTTGCGCCCCAGGGGCCCGCCGTCGTCTCCGACAATGCAATGGAAATGGAGTTGAAGCCCGCGCCGATCAATCCCGACTGGGTGCTGGATGGCAATCCGCAGGCCCGTTCCAGCGAGCAATCGGCAAGCGCGGACGGCGCCGCCTATACCGCTATATGGGATTGCACCGCAGGCACCTTCCGCTGGTATTTCGGCTGGGACGAAACCGTCTATATCCTTGAAGGCGAAGTCCACGTCACCGATGCGGACGGCGGCACCCGCATCTTGCGGGCGGGCGACGTCGCCTATTTCCGCGGTGGCACATGGGCTACCTGGAAAATCGAAAACTATTTGCGCAAGGTCGCCTTCATGCGTCGCACCTTGCCCGCACCCGCTTCATTCATTTATCGCGCAAGCGACGCCGCAAGACGCCGTCTGGGTCGGCGCAAAGGCGGCGCTCTCAACTGATTACCGTTTTGTGATCGGCACGGGCGATGGAGCCGCGCCCGTCAGATTGACGGGCGGTCTCGGTTTTCAGTATAAATCCCCCATGGCCTTTGCCATACGTGATGGGAATGGGGTTCTCCCGAAACTGCCAGCAATTGGCTGATGACTCCTGCTTGAATTGAAACAGGAGAAGAGCGCGTCGCAGTGCCTCGTGAAGCAGGATACTTATCAAGCTTCCGGAAGCAGACGGCGAAGCCTCTATCCATTATTGAATGGACACAGAACAATGCAAGCTACCCTCGTTGTAGCGCTCGGCGGAGCGATCGGAAGCGTCGCGCGATACTGGCTGGCCCTCTTGATGCTCCCCGTAAGTCGTGAGCTTCCCTGGGGCACTATCGTCGTCAATATTATCGGTTCGTTTGCAATCTCGTTCTTCGGCGCATTGACGCTGGAACAAGGCCGCTTTCCCATCCCGGAAATCTGGCGCATCGCCTTCATGGTCGGCGTGTGCGGTGGCTTCACCACTTTCTCGTCATTCAGCTTGCAGACAATGGACCTCCTCCGGGCTGGCCAACCGGGCAAGGCATTGTTCAATATCGGTTTTTCGGTCGTGCTATGCCTCATCGCCGTATGGCTCGGACTGCTGGCCGCCGAACGCTTCAATGGCGGCATCGAACAGGTCGCACAGAATGTGATCGAAGAAGAAGCTTCTTGAGCACCGCTCCGGGCGCGAAACCTGTCGCGCCCTTCTCATTTTCGCACCCCTGAGCGAAAGTAATCTCGAGTATTAGCGCAATAAAAAAGCGTACCTCTCCAATCGAGAATCATCTTCTGGCGTGTCAAGTAATTTTATGCTAGTCTATACAATATTATATTCTAGGATTAATGAATATGGAAATTGATACATTCTCTATTCTCCAATCCCTTGCATTATTCGGGGTCGTCATAGTGATAATGTTCATGATTTTTATTGGCATGAACACCAATGGGACTTTGTAGTATATTTGAGTCCGCTTTTGCAAGGATTGCAGCTTGGTGGCACCGTGGCCTTCCACAGTTGCACAAGCTCGGCCGTCCTTGGGACCGAGAAGGAGGGAGGCTTTCAATACGGGCGTCGTAGCCCGCAACGCGCGCACCCTTGCAACCGAATACCGCTGATACTTATTGAATTCGATGAAAATGGCGGAGGGGGTGGGATTCGAACCCACGGTACAGTCTCCTGCACGCCGGTTTTCAAGACCGGTGCCTTAAACCGCTCGGCCACCCCTCCAGGCAATTGATTTCTCGTGCTTTTCCCGATTCCGGTAAAGCAGCAAACCGCAGCAAGCTACCGATTTGCGACCAATCGCTCAGCGAGTGACTTCTTAGCAGCTTTTCTTTTCACGTCAACGTGCACTGTTTCATTTGCCAGCATTCCGAATAGCGAAGATCAAAACGGCGGCAGGTTGAGAGGACAACAGTTCGATCCGGCGCTCGAAATGCAACTTTCGATGTCGATGCCATGGCCAGCGCCCGGATGCGCACTAGGTTCTTGCGAGCAAGCCTCTATCACAGATCGCCATTTCGGCAGAATTCAACACGGAGAAATCCCATGCAGCACGAAATCCGCGAAAATATGGAAGTAATCGGAGCCGATGGCGTTCATGTCGGCACGGTCGACCACATTGAAGATAACCGCATCAAGCTCAAGAAGACCGATAATTCCGGCCAGCACGCCGACCATCACCATTATATCGAACTTGGCTTCGTTGCCGACGTTGAAGGCGACAAGGTAAGACTTTCCGCCAATGCGAATGTGGCGGTCACCCTGGAAGAAGAAGCCTCCGGTCGCCCGGTCGATCTTTGAAGCAGCCCGAACGCCAGTTCATAACACGGCGCGGCGGGCTGCCGTGTTATGAGGCGCGCTGCCGTCTCCAACACCTTCATCATTTGTTGCAGATCCGGACGCCGGTCTGATAGAGTTTTTATGCAAAAATGCCGCAATGAAGCGACCGGACTTGTCCTTTGTCATAATGCGGCTTAAACTTGAGTGTAATAATCAAAATAAGAAAAGGGAAGCTATGAGTCTGGATTCCGTAAAGGCCTTTTTTGCGGCCAAAGCGCCTGAAATCGAAGTGATCGAACTGCCCACCAGCACCGCCACCGTTGTTCTCGCCGCCGAAGCGCATGGCGTGGAACCGGGGCAGATCGCCAAGACGCTTTCCTTTTCGGCCAAGGAGCAGACCATTCTCATCGTTACCCGTGGCGATGCCCGCATAGACAATCGCAAGTTCAAGGATCAGTTTGGAACGAAGCCGCGTATGCTGGATGCCGAGACTGTCCTTGCTGAAACCAGCCATCCCGTCGGAGGCGTTTGCCCGTTCGGCCTGCCGAGCGCCCTGCCCGTCTATTGCGATATTTCGCTGAAGACCTATGAGGAAGTCGTGCCTGCAGCCGGGGCTACCAACAGCGCCGTGCGCATCGCTCCGCACAGGATGGCCGAACTCGTCAGCGCCGAGTGGATAGATGTTTGCCAGTGACGCCAAAATGGACGTTTGCGGCCGGTCTGGGAGGAACTCGCAGCGAATTGATGCCGGCAACAACTTTTCCCCTTTAAAGGTGAGAAAAGACTTCATATATTTTAAGAATGATTCTAAAGTGGGTTAAGAAACAGATACTCGCTTTAGCGCATGTTCCGATCGCGCCTTGAACCTTTCGGAAAAGCAGATGCGACAGGACCAGAATTTAAAAGCAGTTCCGAAACAGGGATGAACGTTTTCGGTTGGAGCTGCAAACTCAAGGATTGGAGCATCGCTGCCTCTGTGGAGGCGAGATTGCTTCAAGACGTGTTGAAAGGAACAGTGATGCGTCTTA is from Brucella intermedia LMG 3301 and encodes:
- a CDS encoding TonB-dependent receptor plug domain-containing protein, producing the protein MRFNSRHGRLNLALTCSTLLASTAISLAQDSAQPLVLDTVTIQSQSNDTLVQDGYVAKRDREGTKIDTDIVRIPQSISVITQRQMEDQKPVTLNDALSYTASANPNNFGFDTRYDAFYLRGFPAYYTGMFRDGLRIINGPSAWLKTEPYGIEGITVLKGPASSLYGVSGPGGIVNVVTKRPKEEEFREVELLFGSHNRYQAAFDLSGPANEDKTFLYRITGLGRISDTELPGYPDDKYYIAPSFTIKPDEDTRFTFLSEFSRSVTGGTAAFYNPSYGEVSNLYEGDPNYNDFVQKQGRVGYEFEHRFNDLLTVRQNVRYSDVDADLEYSGHYPQEGTADLARYWGHYKERMKNFVVDTMAQFDFETGALTHKAIAGIDYAWSDYKAYSGLSYVSIEDIRAMDVPFNGAQKMNQVGIYAHDQIEWDNLTVFGSGRYDWVKSTTTDVDYTDTRQNDSAFSGRVGVAYKTEWGAHPLRQLFDLLLSQYRLRLR
- a CDS encoding TonB-dependent receptor domain-containing protein, giving the protein MTGTSPNPTIGRQKEIGVKYEIPGYNAVISASLFDIDQKDGIVLDASSGMNKQRQLDLNSRGFELEANATLDNGIGIIASYTHLRVKIDKGAEGTVGNELSGTPNDVLSLWGNYKIENGVLAGLGLGSGIRYVSSSYGDDLNSFKNESRIMVDAAVSYDFGYQDPKLEGVLLQVNAKNIFDNRDPVCTAGYCYQQEGRQMFGSLRYRF
- a CDS encoding MFS transporter; this translates as MDKAPSPVAVFATIGGLYIAQSVIGGMTWTGLPAIMRDNGVSLDQIGLVSLIILPWALKFLWAPAVERFRLPPAGKTRTATIILGGGFLSVLCLLVIGFVDPGQVYLLLAILAVVAFATATVDIACDGYAVQSLSPENYGWGNAAQVGGAYLGSAIGAGAFLILVDKAGWQVAIWTMAAVLVLLGLPFAVFSRGRDRVEDRPHTPSLLAAWRRPEMRRGLAAAAVYVIAQKAGLAMLGPFLIDAGLDLTTVGILNGAGSMFIGLAAALAGGWLVRAFGVRGILVAALLLQAFCFLFFALHSSDKNAGVVLIAVAVASSSGVVALGFVALYAQFMHWSDPRQAGVDFTLFQCMDALISMAGGVASGYVAQYFGYGPFFAGVGAIAILAVPLIWKLCRPRLSH
- a CDS encoding cupin domain-containing protein, with translation MAWKLMFASAVLAVARTMPRVFVAPQGPAVVSDNAMEMELKPAPINPDWVLDGNPQARSSEQSASADGAAYTAIWDCTAGTFRWYFGWDETVYILEGEVHVTDADGGTRILRAGDVAYFRGGTWATWKIENYLRKVAFMRRTLPAPASFIYRASDAARRRLGRRKGGALN
- the crcB gene encoding fluoride efflux transporter CrcB, yielding MQATLVVALGGAIGSVARYWLALLMLPVSRELPWGTIVVNIIGSFAISFFGALTLEQGRFPIPEIWRIAFMVGVCGGFTTFSSFSLQTMDLLRAGQPGKALFNIGFSVVLCLIAVWLGLLAAERFNGGIEQVAQNVIEEEAS
- a CDS encoding DUF2171 domain-containing protein, whose product is MQHEIRENMEVIGADGVHVGTVDHIEDNRIKLKKTDNSGQHADHHHYIELGFVADVEGDKVRLSANANVAVTLEEEASGRPVDL
- a CDS encoding YbaK/EbsC family protein encodes the protein MSLDSVKAFFAAKAPEIEVIELPTSTATVVLAAEAHGVEPGQIAKTLSFSAKEQTILIVTRGDARIDNRKFKDQFGTKPRMLDAETVLAETSHPVGGVCPFGLPSALPVYCDISLKTYEEVVPAAGATNSAVRIAPHRMAELVSAEWIDVCQ